From Mucilaginibacter rubeus, a single genomic window includes:
- a CDS encoding ThuA domain-containing protein, with amino-acid sequence MKKIVLMVLVAISCIYLSCNKTRPNKPRVLIFSKTMGFHHASIDAGIVAIKKLGEENGFDVDTTKNSAMFNEDTLKKYSTVIFLSTTADVLDYRQEAAFERYIQAGGGFVGIHAAADTEYDWGWYGRLVGAWFYDHPGIHDKNPNVQPGTYNIVDANNDATKDLPKVWKRTDEFYSFRKPLASDVHVLITLDESTYKGGKRMGLHPATWYHDFDGGRAFYTAMGHTDETYKEAGYLKMLLAGIKYAIGENKELNYSKAKTQLPPDEDRFKKTQLSTGEFFEPTEMTILPNLDIMVIQRRGEIMLYKHDTQKVKQVGFFDVYWKAHVPNVNAEEGMLGLAKDPQFEKNNWIYIYYSPADSSVNRLSRFTFKNDTLDKKTEKVILEVKAQRDICCHTGGSIAFGPGPDKTLFFSAGDNSTPFDEKGQKYVSSGYAPLDDRPGHLQFDARRSAGNTNDLRGKIMRINLKDDGTYEIPEGNLFPKGTPKTRPEIYVMGDRNPYRISVDQKNGYLYWGEVGPDAHNDSLDNRGPMGYDEVNQAKKAGNFGWPYFVGDNKPYHLYDYATGKSGPAFDPKHPVNNSRNNTGLTDLPPAQPAFIWYPYGPSADFPQVGTGGRNAMAGPVYYTDMFPEETRLPDYYNGKFLAYDWMRGWIKAVSLTPEGDFDKMEPFFPKLKVNSMIDMEVGPDGRLYGLEYGSGWFSHNPDAGLFRIDYIGGNRPPEISSFKADKTSGVLPFTVKLAVKATDPEKDNVSYTWNLGNGVTKETTTPSLSYTYTTIGDYKITVEAKDDKGASSKSAPVSVYAGNEQPTVSINISGGNKSFYLPGVPFKYTVNVTDGPDTKAVDPKRIYVGLDYIEGFDKAQSAAQHEQGEPENRGKTLMLTMDCKSCHKEDGKSIGPSFVQVAAKYKKDPNAMAKLTQKVIKGGAGVWGETAMSAHPNIKQGDIDQIINWVLSLDNSDQKPSLAASGTIMPAPPEKQQSAALVLSAKYTDNGGNDIKKLTGSAIVSLNSSTYLFKGTEKFNQFTAFKYNGMNLMIYPGADGWFELENIDLTGVRSINLTNFWQAPPTAPLNFELRLDSETGALAGKGSMPVPAKDAKGGAVHIVLTPVTDGKMHKLFFVYKPASKAAMTAGVTSVVFSAK; translated from the coding sequence ATGAAAAAAATCGTCCTGATGGTTCTTGTGGCAATTAGCTGCATTTACTTATCCTGTAACAAAACACGCCCCAATAAACCGCGGGTACTTATCTTTTCAAAAACCATGGGCTTCCACCACGCATCTATCGATGCCGGTATCGTAGCTATCAAAAAACTCGGAGAAGAGAATGGTTTTGATGTGGATACCACAAAAAACTCGGCCATGTTTAATGAAGATACCTTAAAAAAATACTCTACTGTTATTTTTTTAAGTACCACCGCCGACGTGCTTGATTACAGGCAGGAAGCAGCTTTTGAGCGTTATATACAAGCTGGAGGCGGTTTTGTAGGCATCCACGCTGCAGCGGATACCGAATATGATTGGGGCTGGTACGGCCGCCTGGTTGGCGCCTGGTTTTATGACCATCCCGGCATTCATGATAAAAACCCCAATGTACAACCAGGTACTTATAATATAGTTGATGCCAATAACGACGCGACTAAAGACCTGCCTAAAGTTTGGAAACGTACCGACGAGTTTTACAGTTTCCGCAAGCCATTGGCCAGCGATGTACATGTGTTGATAACGCTTGACGAAAGCACCTACAAAGGCGGTAAACGTATGGGGCTGCACCCGGCTACCTGGTATCATGACTTTGACGGCGGTCGCGCATTTTATACCGCTATGGGCCATACCGACGAAACATATAAAGAAGCCGGTTACCTGAAAATGCTGCTTGCCGGTATTAAATACGCCATAGGCGAAAACAAAGAACTGAATTACAGCAAGGCTAAAACCCAGCTGCCTCCGGATGAAGACCGCTTTAAGAAAACCCAGCTTTCAACAGGCGAGTTTTTTGAGCCTACCGAAATGACCATATTGCCCAACCTGGATATCATGGTTATCCAGCGCCGTGGCGAGATCATGTTATACAAACATGACACCCAAAAGGTAAAACAGGTTGGCTTTTTTGATGTGTACTGGAAAGCCCACGTACCAAACGTGAATGCAGAAGAGGGGATGCTTGGCCTCGCCAAAGACCCGCAGTTTGAAAAAAACAACTGGATCTATATTTACTATAGCCCTGCCGACAGTTCAGTTAACCGCCTTTCGAGGTTTACCTTTAAAAATGACACGCTGGATAAAAAAACCGAAAAAGTTATTTTGGAGGTGAAAGCCCAGCGTGATATCTGCTGCCATACCGGTGGTTCAATTGCCTTCGGCCCGGGACCGGATAAAACCCTCTTCTTCTCGGCCGGTGATAACTCTACACCGTTTGATGAAAAAGGTCAGAAATACGTAAGCAGCGGTTATGCTCCACTTGATGACCGACCAGGCCATTTACAATTTGACGCGCGCCGTTCAGCAGGTAATACCAATGACCTGCGTGGTAAGATTATGCGTATCAACCTTAAAGACGACGGTACATATGAAATCCCTGAGGGCAACTTGTTCCCGAAAGGTACACCAAAAACCCGCCCCGAAATTTATGTAATGGGCGACAGGAACCCGTACCGTATTTCGGTAGATCAAAAAAATGGTTACCTGTATTGGGGCGAAGTTGGCCCGGATGCCCATAATGACAGCCTGGACAACCGCGGTCCAATGGGTTATGATGAAGTTAACCAGGCTAAAAAAGCAGGTAACTTTGGCTGGCCATATTTTGTGGGCGATAACAAGCCGTACCATCTTTATGATTATGCCACAGGTAAATCAGGCCCGGCGTTTGATCCTAAGCACCCGGTTAATAATTCGCGCAATAATACCGGCTTAACCGATCTGCCACCGGCTCAACCGGCGTTTATCTGGTACCCTTATGGCCCATCTGCCGATTTCCCGCAGGTTGGTACAGGCGGTCGTAACGCTATGGCCGGTCCGGTTTATTATACCGACATGTTCCCGGAAGAAACCCGCCTGCCTGATTACTATAACGGCAAATTCTTAGCATACGACTGGATGCGCGGCTGGATAAAAGCCGTTAGCCTTACTCCAGAAGGCGACTTTGACAAAATGGAGCCCTTCTTCCCTAAACTGAAAGTAAACTCCATGATTGATATGGAAGTTGGCCCGGATGGCAGACTTTATGGTTTAGAGTATGGCAGCGGCTGGTTTTCGCATAACCCGGATGCCGGCTTGTTCCGCATAGATTATATTGGAGGAAACCGCCCGCCTGAAATTTCATCTTTCAAGGCTGATAAAACATCCGGCGTGTTACCGTTTACCGTTAAGCTTGCTGTTAAAGCTACCGATCCGGAAAAAGACAATGTATCCTATACCTGGAACCTGGGTAATGGCGTAACCAAGGAAACAACAACGCCATCACTTAGCTATACTTACACAACAATTGGCGATTACAAAATTACTGTTGAAGCAAAAGACGATAAAGGTGCATCGAGCAAGAGCGCACCGGTTAGCGTTTACGCAGGTAACGAGCAACCAACCGTTAGCATCAATATCAGCGGTGGTAATAAATCATTCTACCTGCCGGGCGTACCGTTCAAATACACGGTTAACGTAACCGACGGGCCGGATACCAAAGCAGTTGATCCAAAACGCATATATGTAGGCCTGGATTATATTGAAGGTTTTGACAAAGCCCAGTCTGCAGCACAGCACGAACAAGGCGAACCTGAAAACCGTGGTAAAACACTCATGCTTACCATGGATTGCAAAAGCTGCCACAAGGAAGATGGCAAATCAATAGGCCCATCATTTGTACAGGTTGCAGCCAAATACAAAAAAGACCCTAATGCAATGGCCAAGCTTACCCAAAAGGTAATCAAAGGTGGCGCCGGTGTTTGGGGCGAAACCGCGATGTCGGCACATCCAAACATTAAACAGGGTGATATTGACCAGATCATTAACTGGGTGCTTTCGCTTGATAACAGCGATCAAAAGCCATCGTTAGCAGCATCAGGTACTATCATGCCTGCTCCGCCAGAAAAACAACAGTCGGCAGCGCTGGTATTATCGGCCAAATACACCGATAATGGTGGCAACGACATCAAAAAACTAACCGGAAGCGCTATAGTATCATTAAACAGCAGCACATACCTGTTTAAAGGCACCGAGAAATTCAACCAGTTTACCGCCTTTAAATATAATGGCATGAACCTGATGATCTATCCTGGTGCTGATGGCTGGTTTGAACTGGAAAATATCGATTTAACCGGCGTACGCTCTATCAACCTAACCAACTTCTGGCAGGCTCCACCAACCGCTCCGCTTAATTTTGAGTTGAGGCTTGATTCAGAAACCGGCGCACTTGCAGGTAAAGGCAGTATGCCGGTGCCGGCCAAAGATGCCAAAGGCGGAGCTGTTCACATAGTACTTACACCGGTAACAGATGGCAAAATGCACAAACTGTTCTTTGTATATAAACCGGCAAGTAAAGCCGCTATGACAGCCGGGGTAACTTCGGTAGTATTTAGCGCGAAGTAG
- a CDS encoding porin family protein has product MKKYLLSVALLIAVSISTKAQFSLGVKGGVNFSKIGSDNFSDKNLTGYQAGLFARVGNSVYLQPELYLSGTGGKFESNDNNTAFSGKVRFTNLNVPLLIGKSFGEKDLNFRIMAGPIYTYELDHSTSLGNNISNAATDFNKSNLGFQAGAGVDIGSITADLRYEGGLTKVSDSFAKRQNLWALSVGFKIF; this is encoded by the coding sequence ATGAAAAAGTATCTATTAAGTGTGGCATTACTGATTGCAGTAAGCATCAGTACCAAAGCACAGTTTTCTTTAGGTGTGAAAGGTGGCGTCAATTTTTCAAAGATCGGCTCCGATAATTTCAGCGACAAAAACCTCACCGGTTACCAGGCTGGTTTATTTGCCCGTGTAGGTAACAGTGTTTATTTGCAACCGGAGCTTTACCTGAGCGGTACCGGTGGTAAATTTGAATCGAACGATAATAATACCGCTTTTAGTGGTAAGGTAAGGTTCACTAACTTAAACGTACCCTTGCTGATAGGTAAATCATTTGGCGAAAAAGATCTGAATTTCCGGATCATGGCTGGTCCTATTTATACGTACGAACTTGATCATAGTACCAGTCTGGGTAATAACATCAGCAACGCGGCAACCGATTTTAATAAAAGCAACCTTGGTTTCCAGGCCGGCGCGGGTGTTGATATTGGTTCCATTACTGCAGACCTGCGCTATGAAGGCGGCTTAACCAAAGTAAGCGACAGCTTTGCCAAACGCCAAAACCTTTGGGCGTTGAGCGTAGGCTTTAAGATTTTCTAA
- a CDS encoding energy transducer TonB, with protein sequence MLKALYIKIALLIFMAGNVLAQQPTFKGGAQALDDFLKAKIIYPEYSRQNCISGTIHVSFKVDKDGTVRDAKVQDGPGIDLDDEALRVIKLSSGQWVIPAGYNLATNIIQPIRFDPDAARCGPANIRDMQSAIASYKAQQELENAVTNYYSNKYKGKADTTKEAIIINLKKQLGYDDDFITDVLSQANEKFKQGDKEGACRDWNFIRNIGSDKADNFIKKYCAPNP encoded by the coding sequence ATGCTAAAAGCGCTGTACATCAAAATCGCATTGCTCATTTTTATGGCAGGTAATGTACTTGCCCAGCAACCCACGTTTAAAGGCGGAGCACAGGCACTTGATGATTTCCTGAAAGCAAAGATCATTTATCCGGAATACTCCCGGCAAAACTGTATTTCGGGTACTATCCATGTTTCGTTTAAAGTTGATAAAGATGGTACTGTACGTGACGCTAAAGTACAGGATGGCCCGGGTATCGACCTTGATGATGAAGCTTTAAGGGTTATTAAACTCAGCTCCGGGCAATGGGTTATCCCGGCAGGGTATAATTTGGCAACCAATATTATTCAGCCCATTCGTTTTGATCCTGATGCCGCACGCTGCGGACCAGCCAACATCCGCGATATGCAAAGCGCCATTGCCAGCTACAAAGCGCAGCAGGAACTGGAAAACGCGGTAACCAATTATTACAGCAACAAATACAAAGGTAAGGCCGATACTACTAAAGAGGCAATCATTATCAACCTTAAAAAACAGCTTGGCTATGACGATGATTTTATAACCGACGTGCTAAGCCAGGCCAACGAAAAATTTAAACAAGGCGATAAAGAAGGCGCTTGCCGCGACTGGAACTTTATCCGCAATATAGGCAGCGATAAGGCTGATAATTTTATTAAAAAGTATTGTGCCCCTAACCCCTAA
- a CDS encoding efflux RND transporter permease subunit: MVTSALKRPITTVVVTLSLLIFAVLSAINIPIDIFPKLNLPTIYVIESYGGMSPQQMEGFFSTRLQDQFLYVNGIKSITSKNIQGLTMVKLSFYESTDMAEAQAQVALQVSRVMSFFPPGALPPQVVRFDASSLPVGQLVLSAPNRSLKDIYDMAATKVRPMFATVPGLSAPPPFGSNARSITLNVDPNKLRSYGLTPDEVVSALAKFNVMSPSGNLRLGNTMFVTTVNTLINQTDEFGNIPVVTKNGVPILVKDVARVADATDVTVDYALINGKRSVYLPVVKTADASTWSVVQALKKKIPEIQGLLPDDVKISYEFDQSIFVINAVKSLLTEGGLGALLTGLMVLLFLRDWRSSLIVVITIPVSILLGVLLLGLFGQTINIMTLSGLALAIGILVDQATVTIENIHQHLEMGKSKAQAIFDACEEISFPLLLILLCILAVFAPSFMMNGVPKAMFLPLSLSIGLTMIVSYIIAQTLVPIMSNWLIKAETYQHYEHGKLHAHAGEAMDRPEEGQVNHHLQQEEEHPEKNDLFEKIKMRFMNILKKWMPNKRIIVPVYLVVVLALAGICFVTIGKDMMPKLNNGQFQIRIKEPDGTRLERTEDGLKQVLQIIDSTVNHHVAITSGYVGIVPSSYGTSNLYVFNTGTHEAVLQVNLDEDYHINMDELKDALRKNIASRIPDLRVTFEPIDMTEKIMSQGASTPIEIRVAGKDMAQIEGYANKVLAGLKKIDYLRDVQITQPLKFPVVAITLDRLKAAQLGLDIKDVARSVTASTSSSRFTEKNLWLDDKSAYTYQVQVQIPEYVMNTMDELKEIPLVKGQSTPVLGDIASFKVNYVPGEYDRTGPRRFLTVSANIYKKDLGTATAAVQEVIKSVGAPPKGLIAEVKGMSSLLTETLDSLQNGLMFAILVIFLLLAANYQSFKLSLTVLSTVPAVILGSLTALLLTGSTLNLQSYMGMIMSTGVSVANAILIVTNAETLRLDYRDSTRAAITSASIRLRPILMTSLAMMAGMVPMASGMGEAGEQTAPLGRAVIGGLFASTLAALFILPQVFAWVQQKTTYDSPSLLKDVNVNQPQQLETSNS; the protein is encoded by the coding sequence ATGGTCACATCCGCACTTAAAAGGCCCATCACAACGGTGGTGGTTACCTTGAGCCTGCTCATTTTCGCGGTGCTTAGTGCTATCAATATACCAATAGATATTTTCCCGAAATTAAACCTCCCCACCATTTATGTAATTGAATCATACGGGGGCATGTCGCCCCAGCAAATGGAGGGCTTCTTTTCTACCCGTTTGCAGGATCAGTTTCTGTACGTAAACGGTATCAAGAGCATCACCAGTAAAAACATCCAGGGCTTAACCATGGTGAAGCTGAGCTTTTACGAAAGCACCGATATGGCCGAAGCACAGGCCCAGGTAGCCTTGCAGGTAAGCCGTGTAATGAGCTTTTTCCCTCCAGGAGCATTGCCCCCGCAAGTGGTAAGGTTTGATGCTTCCTCGTTGCCTGTAGGTCAGTTGGTGCTATCTGCTCCCAATCGCAGTTTGAAGGATATCTACGATATGGCGGCCACCAAGGTGAGGCCAATGTTTGCAACAGTTCCGGGGCTATCGGCTCCGCCGCCGTTTGGTTCAAACGCAAGGTCGATCACCCTAAACGTTGACCCTAACAAACTCAGAAGTTATGGCCTTACCCCCGATGAGGTGGTGAGCGCGTTGGCTAAGTTTAACGTGATGTCGCCGTCGGGTAACCTGAGGTTAGGCAACACCATGTTTGTAACTACGGTTAACACGCTGATTAACCAAACCGATGAGTTTGGCAACATACCTGTAGTAACCAAAAACGGCGTGCCCATTTTAGTAAAAGACGTTGCCCGTGTTGCCGATGCTACCGACGTTACGGTTGACTATGCCCTGATCAATGGCAAACGCTCCGTTTATTTGCCGGTGGTAAAAACCGCCGATGCCAGTACCTGGAGCGTGGTACAGGCCCTGAAAAAGAAAATCCCGGAAATTCAGGGCCTTTTGCCTGATGACGTTAAGATCTCGTACGAGTTTGACCAATCTATATTCGTAATAAACGCCGTAAAAAGTTTGTTAACCGAGGGTGGCTTAGGCGCCTTACTTACAGGCCTGATGGTATTACTGTTTTTGCGCGACTGGCGAAGCAGCTTGATTGTGGTGATCACCATCCCGGTATCTATCTTATTGGGGGTATTGTTACTCGGCTTATTCGGTCAAACTATCAATATCATGACCCTGAGCGGTCTGGCACTTGCTATCGGTATCCTGGTTGATCAGGCTACCGTGACCATTGAGAATATTCATCAGCACCTGGAAATGGGCAAAAGCAAGGCGCAGGCAATTTTTGATGCTTGTGAGGAAATCTCGTTCCCGCTGTTGCTGATCCTACTTTGTATCCTGGCTGTGTTTGCGCCATCATTTATGATGAACGGCGTGCCCAAGGCCATGTTCCTGCCGCTGTCGTTATCCATCGGCTTAACCATGATCGTATCATATATCATAGCGCAAACGCTGGTGCCCATCATGTCCAACTGGCTCATCAAAGCCGAAACTTATCAGCATTACGAGCATGGCAAACTACATGCCCATGCAGGCGAAGCTATGGATAGGCCAGAGGAAGGACAGGTGAACCATCACCTGCAGCAGGAAGAAGAGCATCCTGAAAAAAATGACCTGTTTGAAAAGATAAAAATGCGCTTCATGAACATTCTCAAAAAATGGATGCCTAATAAACGCATAATAGTGCCTGTTTACCTTGTTGTGGTGCTTGCCCTCGCCGGTATTTGCTTTGTTACCATTGGTAAGGATATGATGCCGAAACTTAATAACGGGCAGTTCCAGATCAGGATCAAAGAGCCGGATGGTACAAGGCTTGAACGTACCGAAGATGGACTGAAACAGGTATTGCAAATCATTGATAGTACGGTTAATCATCATGTGGCTATTACATCCGGATACGTGGGGATTGTGCCCAGTAGCTACGGTACCAGTAACCTTTATGTGTTTAATACCGGTACGCATGAAGCCGTATTACAGGTTAACCTTGATGAAGATTATCACATCAATATGGATGAGCTTAAAGATGCCCTGCGTAAAAATATAGCATCGAGGATCCCCGATCTCCGCGTTACGTTTGAACCTATAGACATGACGGAGAAGATCATGAGCCAGGGTGCCTCTACTCCTATCGAAATAAGGGTAGCGGGTAAAGATATGGCGCAGATAGAGGGTTATGCGAATAAAGTGTTAGCTGGCCTTAAAAAGATAGACTATCTGCGGGACGTGCAGATCACCCAACCATTAAAATTCCCGGTAGTGGCTATAACGCTCGACAGGTTGAAAGCTGCCCAGTTAGGACTGGATATTAAAGATGTTGCCCGTTCGGTTACGGCCAGTACCTCATCAAGTCGTTTTACCGAGAAGAACCTTTGGCTTGATGATAAATCGGCCTATACCTACCAGGTGCAGGTTCAGATTCCGGAGTATGTGATGAACACCATGGATGAGCTGAAGGAGATCCCGCTGGTAAAAGGTCAAAGCACACCCGTACTTGGTGATATTGCCAGTTTTAAGGTTAACTATGTTCCCGGCGAATATGACCGTACAGGTCCGCGCCGTTTTTTAACCGTGAGCGCTAATATTTATAAGAAGGATTTGGGTACAGCTACCGCGGCCGTACAGGAAGTAATTAAATCGGTTGGTGCGCCTCCTAAAGGTTTGATAGCAGAAGTTAAAGGGATGTCGAGCTTGTTGACAGAAACACTTGACAGCTTGCAGAACGGTTTGATGTTTGCCATTTTGGTGATCTTTTTACTACTGGCTGCCAATTACCAGTCGTTCAAATTATCGCTTACGGTATTATCAACAGTACCTGCGGTAATATTAGGCTCGTTAACAGCATTGCTGCTTACCGGGTCGACGCTTAACCTGCAGAGTTATATGGGGATGATCATGTCTACAGGGGTATCTGTAGCAAACGCCATCCTGATCGTAACCAATGCCGAAACATTAAGGCTCGATTACAGGGACTCCACAAGGGCGGCCATTACCAGTGCCTCTATCAGGTTAAGGCCAATCCTCATGACCAGTTTGGCCATGATGGCCGGCATGGTCCCGATGGCATCGGGTATGGGCGAAGCCGGAGAGCAAACCGCACCGTTAGGCCGTGCTGTAATAGGTGGCTTGTTTGCCTCAACCCTGGCCGCACTGTTTATACTGCCGCAGGTATTTGCCTGGGTTCAGCAAAAAACTACCTATGATTCTCCATCCCTGTTAAAGGATGTAAACGTTAACCAACCGCAACAACTTGAAACTTCCAATAGCTAA
- a CDS encoding DUF1801 domain-containing protein: MTPSGYILEQSEERKTLLTNLHSIIIGIDHSIVPGVESMMSKEMILYKERGIMKYGLAAVKNYMSLHCMPIYMNPELHAKYAKLLPAAKFQKGCINFSSYGEVPPDTISALITDCSGISIADMLENRKRK, encoded by the coding sequence ATGACACCATCCGGCTATATTCTTGAACAATCAGAAGAAAGAAAAACACTATTAACAAACCTTCACAGTATAATAATCGGCATCGATCATTCTATTGTGCCTGGTGTTGAAAGCATGATGAGCAAGGAAATGATCCTTTATAAAGAAAGGGGCATTATGAAATACGGGCTTGCGGCTGTTAAAAATTATATGTCTTTACATTGTATGCCTATTTACATGAACCCAGAGCTGCATGCCAAATACGCCAAGCTATTACCTGCGGCCAAATTCCAAAAAGGCTGCATCAACTTCAGCAGTTACGGAGAAGTCCCGCCTGATACAATTTCAGCATTGATCACAGACTGCTCCGGAATCAGTATTGCCGATATGCTCGAAAACCGAAAGAGGAAATAA
- a CDS encoding TolC family protein — MLISKKSCCLLLGLFITACSYAQQQQNSTPVSLKTLLNSVSQNAPTLLTDSAAIAIKRAMATETRNSWLPNLKLNYQADYGTNNNVAGPYFGFGIIPSNSRGVRPESNTTTVSANVGVAALDWEIYNFGAYGAQNRVANSDIQVQQNQFADSKYQLQAYTIGNYLMLLRLENFLSIQARNIRRNQEIRRSVQSLAKSGVRAGVDTSIAEAELSKARLNYIELNNQVKQVQLQLSAISGLPYQTIVPDTTFEQTLIGTENSLQPSEVDTANHPLINYYKSVYQNSLQREELVKKSYNPKIMLEGAVWGRGSSVDANDHFNSLSSGWGFDRNNYLVGIGVSYNLFDIRRRQLKLRTQRANTDYTRKKLEEQKQLLAVSANQSNVELQTAHERLLEIPHQLKAATDGYRQKLSLYKNGLTDIIELNAALNILYRAETDYVQAKYAYANALFQKAITENQVSSVLNLLK; from the coding sequence ATGTTAATTTCAAAGAAAAGTTGCTGCCTATTGCTGGGCTTGTTTATAACCGCATGCAGTTATGCCCAGCAGCAGCAAAATAGTACTCCGGTTAGCTTAAAAACGTTGCTCAACAGCGTAAGCCAAAACGCTCCAACCCTGCTAACCGATTCGGCAGCGATAGCCATAAAAAGGGCGATGGCTACCGAAACCCGCAACAGCTGGCTGCCCAACCTTAAATTAAATTACCAGGCCGACTATGGCACCAACAACAACGTTGCTGGTCCGTATTTTGGCTTTGGTATTATCCCTTCAAACTCGCGAGGTGTGCGGCCCGAAAGCAATACCACCACGGTATCGGCCAATGTAGGTGTTGCCGCGCTCGATTGGGAGATCTATAACTTTGGCGCTTACGGCGCGCAGAATAGAGTGGCCAATTCCGATATCCAGGTACAGCAAAACCAGTTTGCCGATTCAAAGTATCAGCTGCAAGCATACACCATTGGTAATTATCTGATGTTGTTAAGATTGGAAAATTTCCTTTCTATCCAGGCCCGCAATATCAGGCGCAATCAGGAAATCCGGCGCTCGGTGCAATCGCTTGCCAAAAGCGGTGTACGTGCCGGAGTTGATACCAGTATAGCGGAGGCCGAGCTGTCAAAAGCCCGGTTAAACTATATCGAACTCAATAACCAGGTAAAACAGGTTCAGTTGCAGCTATCGGCTATCAGCGGCTTACCCTATCAAACCATTGTACCCGATACTACTTTTGAGCAGACCCTCATCGGTACAGAAAATAGTTTGCAACCCTCAGAAGTCGATACAGCTAACCACCCGCTCATCAACTACTATAAATCTGTATACCAAAATAGCCTGCAACGCGAGGAACTGGTGAAGAAAAGCTATAACCCTAAAATAATGTTGGAGGGCGCTGTTTGGGGTCGTGGTTCAAGCGTCGATGCTAACGATCATTTTAACAGTTTGAGTAGCGGCTGGGGTTTCGACAGGAACAATTACCTGGTAGGTATAGGCGTTTCCTATAATCTGTTTGATATCCGTCGCCGTCAGCTAAAATTGCGAACGCAACGCGCCAATACCGATTATACCCGGAAAAAGCTGGAAGAGCAGAAACAACTGCTTGCAGTGAGCGCCAACCAATCAAATGTTGAGCTGCAAACTGCGCATGAACGTTTGCTGGAGATCCCCCACCAGCTTAAAGCCGCGACAGATGGCTATCGCCAAAAACTGTCGTTGTATAAAAACGGCTTAACCGATATTATCGAACTCAATGCCGCGCTAAACATCCTTTACCGCGCCGAAACAGATTATGTACAGGCTAAATATGCTTACGCGAACGCGCTGTTCCAGAAAGCTATTACCGAAAACCAGGTAAGTTCTGTATTAAACCTTTTAAAATAA
- a CDS encoding Lrp/AsnC ligand binding domain-containing protein, with protein MSHRKAQNLEIDNLDIQILSILMKNATTPYTEIAKELIVSGGTIHVRMKKLEEMGVIKGASLEVDPQKLGYDITAFLGIYLEKGSQYNEAVKQLKTIKEIVELHYTTGEWSIFAKIVCHDTTHLREVLNEQIQGVRGIQRTETFISLEESIRRQITLE; from the coding sequence ATGTCCCACAGAAAAGCTCAAAATTTAGAAATTGATAATCTTGACATCCAGATTTTATCAATATTAATGAAGAATGCTACTACTCCGTACACCGAGATAGCAAAAGAGTTGATTGTTTCTGGCGGAACCATACACGTGCGGATGAAAAAGTTAGAGGAGATGGGTGTAATAAAAGGGGCCAGCCTTGAGGTAGATCCACAAAAATTAGGATACGATATCACCGCGTTCCTGGGCATCTACCTTGAAAAAGGATCACAGTATAATGAAGCGGTAAAGCAGTTAAAAACAATTAAAGAGATTGTTGAGCTGCATTACACCACCGGCGAGTGGAGCATTTTTGCTAAAATAGTATGTCATGATACCACTCACCTGCGCGAAGTTTTGAACGAGCAGATTCAGGGTGTAAGAGGTATACAACGTACCGAAACCTTCATCTCGCTTGAAGAAAGTATCAGGAGGCAGATAACGCTGGAATAA